In Nostoc edaphicum CCNP1411, the sequence AAATTGCATCATCTCATGCCGGAGTGCATGATATTTAGTACTATCCATAATCTCCGTCGGGAATCGAGGATATACAAAAGGCACTTCCAAAACTTGATCGATGGTTGCACCAGGGCCATTTTTCAACATTACCACGCGATTAGAGAGCAATAGTGCTTCATCTACATCATGAGTAACCATCATGGCAGTGATATCGTTTGTATTACAAATATGCATCAACTCAGTTTGCAGAGAACTACGAGTCAGAGCATCCAAAGCTCCAAATGGTTCATCCAAAAGTAGCAGCTTGGGCTTAATCGCTAAGGCTCGTGCTAGCGCCACTCGTTGCTTCATTCCGCCAGAAAGTTGTGTTGGTTTTTTGCGAATGGCATCTTTCAGCCCCACCATTTCCAGGGAATCAGCAATTAGCTGATAGCGTTCTTTCTTGGATTTATGACGCATTACCTTATCAACAGCTAAGGCAACATTGTCCCAAGCAGTTAACCAAGGTAAGAGGGAATAGTTCTGAAACACCATCATCCGATCGGAACCAGGTCTGCGTACTAATTGACCGTCAACTTCCACATAGCCTTGTGTTGGTTTCTCCAAGCCAGCCACAATATTAAGTAAGGTAGACTTACCACAACCAGAATGACCGATGAGGGAAACAAAATCTCCCGGCAGGATTTTCAGGTTAATATCTTGGAGGACAATATTTTTACTACCATCCGATAGGTTAAATTCCTTTTTTATATCTTTAATTTCAACAAAACTAGACATATTTATTATATTCCTCTTATGTCTTATAGCTTATAAGTTTTTTTTCTGCAAGCAGGCTATTCTTGTGGAGTTAATTTGAAGGATAGATAAGCCATCATTTTGTCTAGAATTAGACCAACTCCACCCAAGTAAATAATTGCCAAGATGATTTCACTAATATCTGAGTTATTGTATGCATTGACGATAAAAAAGCCAATTCCATCGTAAGAAAG encodes:
- a CDS encoding ABC transporter ATP-binding protein; the protein is MSSFVEIKDIKKEFNLSDGSKNIVLQDINLKILPGDFVSLIGHSGCGKSTLLNIVAGLEKPTQGYVEVDGQLVRRPGSDRMMVFQNYSLLPWLTAWDNVALAVDKVMRHKSKKERYQLIADSLEMVGLKDAIRKKPTQLSGGMKQRVALARALAIKPKLLLLDEPFGALDALTRSSLQTELMHICNTNDITAMMVTHDVDEALLLSNRVVMLKNGPGATIDQVLEVPFVYPRFPTEIMDSTKYHALRHEMMQFLHRQQQVKYIESQVLSVLPKSV